The genomic DNA GAGTTATCTCACTACAGTAATGCAACAACTGACATTGAATTCAAATTCCCATTCGGTTGGGGCGAACTTTGGGGCGTTGCATCTCGTACAGACTTCGACTTAAAACGTCACATGGAACACTCAAACGAAGACTTTAACTATATCGATCCACAAACGAATGAGCGTTACGTACCATACTGCATCGAGCCATCTTTAGGCGCAGACCGCGTAACATTAGCATTCTTATGTGATGCATATGAAGAAGAACAATTAGAAAACGATTCTCGTACAGTTCTTCGTTTCCACCCTGCTTTAGCACCATACAAAGCAGCTATCTTACCATTATCTAAAAAGCTATCTGAAGGTGCTACTGAAGTATTTGCAGAATTAGCTAAAGACTTCATGGTAGACTTTGATGAAACTGGTTCTATCGGTAAACGTTACCGTCGTCAAGACGAAATCGGTACACCATTCTGTATCACATACGACTTCGACTCAGTTGAAGACAAAGCTGTTACAGTACGTGACCGTGACACAATGGAACAAGTTCGTATGCCAATTAGCGAACTAAAAGGTTTCTTAGAGAAGAAAATCCAGTTCTAATTATAAGAAAAAGAGGCTGCTCATAAGAGCGCCTCTTTTTTACTTTTCACGTTTTTCTTTAATTGCTACTGTACATCTTGATATACATAGTAAATCATCATTTTCATCAATAATGCGAACATCCCAAACCATTGTCGATTGTCCTCTATGTATCGGTGTCCCAATCGCTGTTACAATTCCATCTTTCTTTGAGCGAATGTGGTTTGCATTAATTTCTAATCCGAAACAAATACATTTTTCTTGATCAATCAAATTGTATGAACCAACACTTGCCACTGTTTCTGCTAATGCAACCGATGCACCACCATGTAAAAATCCAAACGGCTGATGCGTACGCTCATCAACAGGCATCGTAGCAACCACCTTTTCTTCTGTCATCTCTAACAACTCAATTCCAAGTGAATCCATTAAAGTTTTTGCCATATCGCTTCCTCCTTCTCTTACTTTAATTAAATGTATAATTTTACCTATTTATTTTCAAACTACTTATAACACTTATATAAGGAGGCTTCACCTAAATGAAACAGAAATTTTGTATATTACTGCTTATGTTCTCCTTGCTGACTATTGTACCAAATTGTGCAATAACAGCCAAAGCATCTAACCTGACAATCGATGTTAAGACTGTAACGCAAAAAGGTAAGAAACCTTATATAGAATATCAAATAAATAGGCCTTCTTTTCACAACTTTTCTGACTCTAAATTTCAAAATAAGCTCAATTTATATTACAAAAAATCCACTGACAAATTTAAAAAAAAATTAGAAAAAGAAGCAAAAAAATATTATAAAGAGACAGAAGGATCTAGTACACCATTTCATCCGTACGTAGCAAATGTCGATTATAAAGTCTCATTAAACAAACCACCTTTTCTTAGCCTATATGTGAATTACTATCAATATACTGGCGGAGCACATGGTCTTTATACGTGGAAGGCAAATACATTTGATTTAAACGAAAAAAAGCTACTGCACTTAGACGATTTATTTCAACAAAAAGATAAATATAAAGATGTAATCCGTGCAGAGATCGTAAGACAAATTAAACAAAATGAAAGTATTTATTTTCCTGATGCAACTGAAAAGGTAATGAGTATGAAAAAGTTTCACTTCTTTTTAGAGCCAGACAATCTCGTCATTTATTTCCCTTTATATGAAATTGCTCCGTATTCAAGTGGAATTCCGCAATTTCGTATTCCATATACATTGCTAAGAGACTATTTAAAGCCTTCTTATCAAAATATTTTGATTGACAACAAGTAAATATTTTCGCTACGATAATGTTAACCTAAAAACAACAGGAGGTTAACATTATGAGGAGATTTCATGTTTTAGATTTAGCATTAGCTGCCATGTTCGTCGCTCTTATGGCCATTGGTGCAAATATTGTATCTTGGGCACCATTCCTGCAAGTAGCGGGCATCCCATTATCTATGCAACCATTTTTCGCAATTTTAGCAGGTCTTCTTCTTGGAAGTAGACTTGGTGCCTTATCCATGACTGTATATATGCTCGTTGGCGTAGCCGGCGCACCAATCTTTGCTAACTTCAAAGCTGGATTTGGAGCACTTTTAGATCCTACTGGTGGTTTTATTATCGCATTTATTATCGTTGCTTACGTATCGGGAAAACTAGTAGAACAAAAAGAAAGACCAACATTCATTACATTTGCTATTGCCTCTTTCACAGGAATTATTTTAACTTATATAATCGGTACTACTTACATGTACGGGGCAGTCAATCTCTTTATGGGCGGTAATATGAGTTATAAAGCTGCTTGGATGATTATGATGTGGTTCGCAGTAAAAGATATTGCATTTACAATTATCGGTGCTATTATCGCACCTCGCATATACTATGCTGTGCGTCGTTCTGCTTATCAGCATTCTCATTCGACGATTTCATAATAAAAAAAGAGTTATTTCAACAAGCTGAAATAACTCTTTTTTATATTAAGACTCTTGATTCGCTTGTTCTTCTAAAATTTTCTTCATCATCGCAACCATGTCATCACGTAATTCTG from Bacillus cereus G9842 includes the following:
- a CDS encoding DUF3298 and DUF4163 domain-containing protein — its product is MKQKFCILLLMFSLLTIVPNCAITAKASNLTIDVKTVTQKGKKPYIEYQINRPSFHNFSDSKFQNKLNLYYKKSTDKFKKKLEKEAKKYYKETEGSSTPFHPYVANVDYKVSLNKPPFLSLYVNYYQYTGGAHGLYTWKANTFDLNEKKLLHLDDLFQQKDKYKDVIRAEIVRQIKQNESIYFPDATEKVMSMKKFHFFLEPDNLVIYFPLYEIAPYSSGIPQFRIPYTLLRDYLKPSYQNILIDNK
- a CDS encoding biotin transporter BioY, whose protein sequence is MRRFHVLDLALAAMFVALMAIGANIVSWAPFLQVAGIPLSMQPFFAILAGLLLGSRLGALSMTVYMLVGVAGAPIFANFKAGFGALLDPTGGFIIAFIIVAYVSGKLVEQKERPTFITFAIASFTGIILTYIIGTTYMYGAVNLFMGGNMSYKAAWMIMMWFAVKDIAFTIIGAIIAPRIYYAVRRSAYQHSHSTIS
- a CDS encoding hotdog fold thioesterase → MAKTLMDSLGIELLEMTEEKVVATMPVDERTHQPFGFLHGGASVALAETVASVGSYNLIDQEKCICFGLEINANHIRSKKDGIVTAIGTPIHRGQSTMVWDVRIIDENDDLLCISRCTVAIKEKREK